In Frederiksenia canicola, the sequence ATCAAACAGCGGGCTACTTTTGCGGATTTGTGGCGATTGGAAAAATTATTGCCGGCGTAGTCTGCAAACGCTCAGTGAGATGTGGCTCGTCTAGGTTATTTAGTTCGGTTTAATTGTTATTTAAAATGCCCTAAATACCCCTAGCAGAAAAAGCCGATTAGAATAGCGGGAAGTTAAATTTATTCAGGAGTACAGTATGAAAAAACTTCCCGCTCTTTTCGTTGGGCATGGTAATCCCATGAATGCTCTGGATCCGTATAATATTTTCAACCAAGGTTTTGAGCAGATTACCAGCACTTTTGACAAACCAAAGCTGATTTTGTGTATTTCAGCACATTGGTACAGTAGCAAATTACAAGTAACAAGTGGTCAGACTCGGTGAATTTTTTGCAAATTTCTTCCGAAAACTGACCGCTTGCAGTAGTATGAGCCACTTTCTGACATACTCAACTATGCTTTGATTTTAGCCCTTATGACAACCAGCAAATCGCCTTTTCCGTTGGCTCAAGCAAATGTGAATGACCCCTTCGCAAGCAGTGTGCTAGCGTGGTTCGAACAATACGGCCGTAAACACCTACCATGGCAACAACACAAAACGCTTTATGGTGTATGGCTATCCGAAGTGATGTTGCAACAAACACAAGTCACAACCGTTATTCCCTATTTTGAACGTTTTATCCAACGTTTCCCCACCATTGCCGATCTCGCCAATGCTTCAATTGATGAAGTATTACACCTGTGGACGGGCTTGGGCTATTACGCACGAGCGAGAAATTTACATAAAGCCGCTCAAACAGTGAGAGATGAATTTGGCGGGCAATTTCCAACCAATTTTGAGGATGTGTTAGGACTAACGGGTGTTGGACGAAGTACCGCAGGCGCAATTTTATCATCGGTACTGAATGCGCCTTATCCGATTCTAGATGGTAATGTAAAACGGGTGCTTTCTCGCTATTTCGCTGTGGAAGGTTGGTCGGGAGAAAAAGCGGTTGAAAATAAATTATGGGATCTCACCGCTTGCGTCACGCCCACAGATCAAGTAGCGGATTTCAATCAAGCGATGATGGATCTGGGGGCGATGGTGTGTGTTCGCACTAAACCTAAATGTACCATTTGCCCACTTTCTAAGCAGTGTGAAGCGAACCGACTACAAGCATGGATGCAATTTCCAGCCAAAAAACCAAAGAAAACCTTGCCGGAACGAACAAGCTATTTTTTGGTCTTAAAGCAAGGCTCGTACGTTTTACTTGAAAAACGAGACGCAAAAGGCATTTGGGGAGGATTGTTTGCTTTTCCACAATTTGACGATTTAGAGACACTCAAGCGGTCACTTCCAACGGAAAATTTGCAAATTTTGCCGTTAATTGCTTTTCGTCATACATTCAGCCATTTTCATTTAAACATTATCCCGATTTTGGTTGAAATTCCGGTTACTCAAGTCGCAGAAAAGCACGGAAATGATATGCCGTCAGTATCTTCTAAAGCGGAATATTGGTATGATTTGCAGCAACCGCATGAAATTGGTTTGGCAACCCCCGTCAAACGCATTTTAGATGAATTAACTCTTACAGAAACAGGATTTAACCATGGCACGAACCATCTTTTGTGAATATTTAAAACAAGAAGCTGAAGGCTTAGATTTTCAACTTTATCCAGGGGAAATTGGCAAGCGTATTTTTGATT encodes:
- the mutY gene encoding A/G-specific adenine glycosylase, whose translation is MTTSKSPFPLAQANVNDPFASSVLAWFEQYGRKHLPWQQHKTLYGVWLSEVMLQQTQVTTVIPYFERFIQRFPTIADLANASIDEVLHLWTGLGYYARARNLHKAAQTVRDEFGGQFPTNFEDVLGLTGVGRSTAGAILSSVLNAPYPILDGNVKRVLSRYFAVEGWSGEKAVENKLWDLTACVTPTDQVADFNQAMMDLGAMVCVRTKPKCTICPLSKQCEANRLQAWMQFPAKKPKKTLPERTSYFLVLKQGSYVLLEKRDAKGIWGGLFAFPQFDDLETLKRSLPTENLQILPLIAFRHTFSHFHLNIIPILVEIPVTQVAEKHGNDMPSVSSKAEYWYDLQQPHEIGLATPVKRILDELTLTETGFNHGTNHLL